The genomic region GCGCTCGAAGCCGCCTATCCCATGCTGCAAGGAACGATTCGAGATCACGGCACGCTCAAGCGGCGGGCGTTCGTCAGGTTCTATGCGTGCGAACAAGATCTATCGCACGAACCGGCCGACTCGCCGCTTCCTGACGAAGTCGTAGAAGGCAAAGAGCCGTTTCTCGTCGTCGGGGCGATGGCCGGCGGCTAGGCGTTCCCGCCGTGCTGCTTGATCCATAGCCGCACGTTTTCCATGC from Candidatus Eremiobacteraceae bacterium harbors:
- a CDS encoding MoaD/ThiS family protein codes for the protein MIRVVLPTHLKTLANVSGEVKLDVPGATVTQAAVLDALEAAYPMLQGTIRDHGTLKRRAFVRFYACEQDLSHEPADSPLPDEVVEGKEPFLVVGAMAGG